A window from Mya arenaria isolate MELC-2E11 chromosome 9, ASM2691426v1 encodes these proteins:
- the LOC128202806 gene encoding shematrin-like protein 2, translating to MKNLALVFAVCLVAALLVDTEAWSGGQCRCGKWCSKWEWPRGRCGKYGVVCCKRWGWGSYGGGYGGYGGYGGYGGYGGYGGYGGYGGYGGYGGYGGYGGYGGYGSYGGYGGYGGYGGYGGYGGGYGGYGGYGYGKKY from the exons ATGAAGAACCTGGCGCTTGTTTTCGCTGTTTGCCTTGTAGCTGCTCTTCTTGTAGACACTGAAG CTTGGTCAGGGGGCCAGTGTCGATGTGGAAAGTGGTGCAGTAAGTGGGAATGGCCGCGGGGACGGTGTGGTAAATACGGCGTAGTCTGCTGCAAGCGCTGGGGCTGGGGCA GTTATGGGGGAGGCTATGGCGGATACGGTGGTTACGGCGGATACGGAGGTTACGGTGGGTACGGAGGTTATGGTGGATACGGTGGTTATGGCGGATACGGAGGTTATGGCGGATACGGAGGCTACGGTGGATACGGAAGCTACGGTGGATATGGAGGTTATGGCGGATACGGAGGTTATGGTGGATACGGTGGCGGATACGGAGGCTACGGCGGATACGGATAtggaaagaaatattaa